One stretch of Chryseobacterium fluminis DNA includes these proteins:
- a CDS encoding glycosyltransferase family 4 protein has translation MRSYYASFDAFPTSKGASTHIDHSLQALSEIADKVDVFCLQGNSAIDPKLADDVEIHPFFYENESQNYLERAQLFSEKVYSCTALFNEKGIGQFRDIWSGLGMIKQAHLKTVFEVNALTSIELPVRFPLLTPSLIAEIQNIELTCLEACDHIVTPSAVTKKYLIEKFSIANDKISVITNGAEAVSQTEKPIDLPAEYIVYFGALQPWQGLDVLLKSFRYLRDYEHLKLVICSSVKEKATRAYHKLIENLGIQDQVIFRYELEKEELFAIIQHAKASIVPLKFGDRNVIQGCCPIKIIESMACKTPIIVSELPVTQELLTEDEAYFFWPEDEQDLSRCIRFVLDNLESASTKAEKAFNRFQQQFTWHHHNEKLQKVYQNLM, from the coding sequence ATGAGATCCTATTATGCCAGTTTTGATGCTTTCCCTACCAGCAAGGGTGCATCTACGCACATTGATCACAGTTTGCAGGCGCTCTCCGAAATTGCGGATAAAGTAGATGTATTTTGTCTACAAGGTAACTCTGCTATAGATCCCAAACTTGCGGATGATGTAGAAATTCATCCTTTTTTCTACGAAAACGAATCTCAGAATTACCTCGAAAGAGCCCAGCTTTTTTCTGAAAAAGTCTACAGTTGTACGGCACTTTTCAATGAAAAAGGAATCGGGCAGTTTCGTGATATCTGGAGCGGACTAGGAATGATAAAGCAAGCTCATCTTAAAACGGTTTTTGAAGTCAATGCACTGACATCCATAGAATTGCCGGTAAGATTCCCCCTTTTAACGCCTTCTCTAATTGCTGAAATCCAGAACATTGAATTAACCTGTCTTGAAGCCTGCGATCATATTGTTACCCCGTCTGCAGTCACAAAAAAATATCTGATAGAAAAATTTTCTATTGCTAATGACAAAATCTCGGTTATTACAAATGGTGCGGAGGCAGTTTCGCAAACCGAAAAACCGATTGACCTTCCGGCAGAGTATATTGTTTACTTCGGAGCGTTGCAACCTTGGCAGGGATTAGACGTCTTGCTGAAATCTTTCCGCTATCTGAGAGATTACGAACATCTTAAATTGGTCATTTGCTCTTCAGTAAAAGAAAAGGCAACTAGAGCTTATCATAAATTAATTGAAAATCTTGGAATTCAGGACCAGGTTATTTTTAGATATGAACTGGAAAAAGAAGAGCTTTTTGCCATCATCCAACACGCCAAAGCATCTATTGTTCCACTAAAATTTGGAGATAGAAATGTGATCCAGGGCTGTTGCCCTATCAAAATCATAGAATCTATGGCTTGTAAAACGCCCATTATTGTATCAGAACTGCCCGTAACCCAAGAATTGCTGACAGAAGACGAAGCCTACTTTTTCTGGCCGGAAGATGAGCAGGATCTAAGCCGATGCATCCGTTTTGTTTTGGATAATCTGGAATCAGCAAGTACGAAAGCTGAAAAAGCATTCAACAGATTCCAGCAGCAGTTTACCTGGCATCATCACAATGAAAAGTTACAAAAAGTATATCAAAATCTAATGTAA
- a CDS encoding glycosyltransferase family 4 protein: protein MKLLLVTQNYPPSRGGMAESCGRIVRNLKRKGCEIHVLHFSNWQKPYVIKTETGGNYSALGIYDTEEYTLNLATLFLEKKKEFLDVDAIIAFGGYLPMMWTPVISQFFEKPLYTCIRGNDFDEGLFSKKRNSLLYALEHSEAILSVCTEKQEKMAKLFPFKKVFYTPNGIDVVFWNLNDNEKKKVDERRKVLTDKKVILIAGQLKFKKGIRHFIESFDQFHFKSEYELWMIGDLPEEVKLFINNFDLNVKLFPFASKYEMRSFYAMADVVCIPSLYDGMPNVLLEAGASKKLIIASEVGGIPDVIMHRKSGLLYHPLEANALLDVLIHYHHLSEDQKELMKNEIYNTINQDFTEQKEIQNYLNLFPL, encoded by the coding sequence ATGAAACTGTTGCTGGTTACCCAAAATTATCCGCCGTCCAGAGGCGGTATGGCAGAATCCTGCGGAAGAATTGTCCGGAATCTGAAAAGGAAAGGTTGTGAAATCCACGTCTTACACTTTTCCAACTGGCAGAAACCTTATGTGATAAAGACGGAGACGGGTGGGAACTACAGCGCGCTTGGGATCTATGATACAGAAGAATATACGCTGAATCTGGCGACATTATTCCTGGAAAAGAAAAAGGAGTTTTTGGATGTGGATGCCATTATTGCTTTTGGCGGCTATCTGCCGATGATGTGGACGCCTGTCATCAGTCAGTTTTTTGAGAAACCGCTGTACACCTGTATTCGGGGAAATGATTTTGACGAAGGCTTATTTTCCAAGAAAAGAAACTCACTTCTCTATGCCCTGGAACATTCGGAAGCGATATTGTCTGTCTGTACAGAGAAACAGGAAAAAATGGCCAAACTTTTCCCTTTTAAAAAAGTGTTTTACACGCCCAACGGAATTGATGTTGTTTTCTGGAATCTTAATGACAATGAGAAAAAGAAGGTTGATGAAAGAAGGAAGGTCTTAACGGATAAAAAAGTTATTCTCATTGCAGGACAACTTAAATTCAAGAAAGGAATCCGCCATTTCATCGAGTCTTTTGATCAATTTCATTTCAAAAGTGAATACGAACTCTGGATGATTGGTGATCTGCCCGAAGAAGTTAAACTTTTTATCAATAATTTTGATTTAAATGTTAAACTCTTTCCGTTTGCCTCCAAATATGAGATGCGCAGTTTTTATGCGATGGCAGATGTGGTATGTATCCCGTCTTTGTATGACGGGATGCCTAATGTGTTATTAGAAGCCGGCGCGTCAAAAAAACTGATTATCGCTTCAGAAGTTGGGGGGATTCCGGATGTAATCATGCATAGAAAATCGGGGCTTTTATATCATCCTTTGGAAGCCAATGCACTGCTGGATGTTCTGATTCATTATCATCATCTATCTGAGGATCAAAAGGAATTAATGAAAAACGAAATTTACAACACTATTAATCAAGATTTTACAGAACAAAAAGAAATACAAAACTATTTAAACCTATTCCCATTATGA